In the Candidatus Binatia bacterium genome, GATTGAAGCGACCCTTCCACGTCGCCTGCCAGTGACGCCCGGGCCCCAGCTCGTCCAAAGATTCCCTCGGGTGCTCTTGTTCGTACATTCTCCGTAAAAGGGCTTGCGGATCCGTCCACCTGCCGAGGTTACGAAAGCTAGGATCCTTAGGCTCCCAAGCGACGACTCGCTTACCCCCGACTTCAATGTGAACCTTTCTTAGTGCGGTAAGATCGAACTTGCGTCTCGCTGCCATCATCAACTCCGAGGCGCAGATTATGGATGTTCAAGGTCCTCGATTCAAGGGCTTGCTGACAAGTGAGCAACAAACCTTCGGCCGAGCAACGACCGCAGGAAATTAGGCACTAGGTGCTGTTGTCGGGGTGGGCGAAGGGGACGGGGAGGCGAGTGATGAAAGGATGCGGATATTCCGCTGCAATTCCCAATGGATCAAAGACCCAACGAGGAGCACCCTGTCCTCACCTGGGACGCGAAGGTAGACAGCGGTGCCGGGAGGATTCAGGTTACCGACTTCGAACACCACAGGGGTGGAGCGGCCTTCGATGTAAAGCTCAACCCGCCCTCTTGGGGGTGCGAGGCCAAACTCCGCAAGCCGCTCTGGTGTAACCTGAATGGTTTCCAGGGGACCTAGCCGTGTCAGATCGCGGACAAACTCTTCGATGAGCTCGGAGCGGTCGGTTCCCGCCCACCCAAGGTCTGTGCGCTCCGTGGCGCGTGTGCTGCCGTCCAGTGAAAGCACCAAGCGATGCACCGCGTCCGCTGGGTGAATGACCAAGGGGGTTCCGGAGGGCGCCGGAGGCTGAGGCGTGGAGGCGATGGGTAAGCCCACCCGCCTCGGAGGCGGTGGCGGCGTGCGATCGAGGTAGTAGACCAAGATCACGAGGGCCAGCAGAGTGGCGCTGACTAGGGTAAAACGTGGGCCCATCCTATCGGCTCCCTCGGCGCCT is a window encoding:
- a CDS encoding DUF4340 domain-containing protein is translated as MGPRFTLVSATLLALVILVYYLDRTPPPPPRRVGLPIASTPQPPAPSGTPLVIHPADAVHRLVLSLDGSTRATERTDLGWAGTDRSELIEEFVRDLTRLGPLETIQVTPERLAEFGLAPPRGRVELYIEGRSTPVVFEVGNLNPPGTAVYLRVPGEDRVLLVGSLIHWELQRNIRILSSLASPSPSPTPTTAPSA